The genomic region GAAACGATGCAGCAAAAGCCCGGTCACGACCGCGACGGCGATCGCAAGCAGCGCCGCAAGCGGCAGCGGCACGCCGGCGGCAAAGGCGAACACCGTCACCATGCCGCCAAGCATGACGAACTCTTCTTGGGCGAAATTGATCACGTCCGAGGCGTTGTAGATCAGCGTGAAGCCGAGCGCGACGAGGGCGTACACTGCGCGCACGGTCAGGCCAGAAAAGACGAACTGCAGGAGCTGGTCCATGGCGGGCGAACGGGGAGCGGGGCGCCAGTGGCGCCCCGCCGGGGATCAATCGAGCAGGCGCCAGGTGCCGTTGCGGATCTCGATCATTCGGAACGCCGAAAGATCGAGGCCCATGTGGTCGGTCTCGCTCATGTTGACGACGCCGCCCGTCCCGATGAAGCCGCGCGTCTGGCGGATCGCATCGCGGATGCGCGCGCCGTCGGTGCTGCCGGCACGCTTGATCGCCTCGACCAGGATCATCAGCCCGTCGAAGGCATGGCCCCCGAAGGTGCTCACCGGCTGGTTCTGCGTGCTCTCGTAGAGCTGCTTGTAGGCCATGACGACCGGCTTCTGCGGGTCGTTGTCGGGCAGCTGTTCGGCGACGAGCAGGGCCGCGGCGGGGAGCCGCAAGCCCTCCGCGGCGGGGCCCGCGAGCTCGATGAAGCTGCGCGAGGCGACGCCATGGCTTTGATAGAGCGGCACGCCCATGCCGAGCTGGGCGAAGTTTCGTGTCACGATCGCCGGGCCCTGGCCGAAATCGGCATTGACCACCGCCTGCACGCCGCCCTGAACGTTGCGGATTCGTGTCAGCTGCGGCGTCATGTCGGTGTCGCCCGGGCCGTAGCGCTCGTCTGCGGCGATGGTGATGCCGAAGGCGGGGGCGACGCGGAGGCACTGGGTGCGCATCGAGGCGCCGAAGCCGCCGGTGCCGCTGATCAGCCCGACGCGCGTCAGCCCGCGCTTGCGCAGGTCATCGAAGATTTTCTCGCACGCCATCTTGTCGGTGTGCGGCGTCTTGAAGGTGAAGGGCTTCACCGGCTCGATGATCTCGATGCCGCCGGCGAGGCTGATGAAGGGCAGGCGCGCCTCCTCGAACACCGGGATCATCGCGAGGCTCGTGCCAGTCGTCGTGCCGCCGACGATGGCGACCACGCGGTCATCCTCGACGAGGCGGGTGGCGAAGGTGCGGGCGCGGTTGGCATCGCCACCGTCGTCGTAGAGAACGAGCTCGAGCCGGCGCCCGAGCACGCCGCCCGACTGGTTGATCCGGTCGATATAGAGGCGTAACGTGCGCGCCTCCGGATCGCCGAGGAAGGAAGCGGGCCCGGTTACGGAGAGTACCGAGCCGATCCGGATCGGCGCCTGGGCGGCGGCAGGGGGCAGGCCGAGGCTGAGGGCGGCGGCGCCGATCAGCATGGCCGAGAACAGTCTCCTGGACATCGTTTGTCTCCCTCGGTTGTGCGTGTTGTTCATGCCGCGATCGGCCGCCGGACGGCGACGACGCGGAAGCGGTTGGCGACGAAGGCGCTGTCGGTCAGGCAGGCATTGCCTGCCGGGTTAAGGCCGGTGACGTGGAAGTCGCTGAACGCAGCCGACTGGTTCACGTAGATGCCCCCGGTGAGATTGACGGAGAGTGGCACGCCGGCGCGGGCGAAGGCCTCCGCGGCGCGGGCGATGAACGCCTCGTCGGTGGCGTAGAGACCCGCGGTGATGGCGCCCTTCGCTCGCGCCGAAGCAGCCGCGCGGGCGAGCGCCTCTTCGGCGTTCCGGCAGCGGATCAGGAAGGCGATCGGACCGAACCGCTCTTCTAGATAGGCCCTGTCGTCCTCGGCCTCGACCGCGACCAGAAGCGGGGTTGCCGTACGCGCCTGCCCGGCATTGGGCAGCGGCGTGCTGTCGCGGACGATCCGCCCCAAGCGCCGCGCCGCCGCGATGCGCTCGAGCGTGGCGGGGCTTGCGATTGCGCCGAGGATCGCAGCGGCACGGGCAGGATCGGCGAGCAGGGAATCGATCGCCTCGCCGATACCGGACGCGACGGCCTCGAAGCTCAGCGTTCCCTGGTCGGTCTCGACTCCCTCTGCCGGAATGAACAGGTTCTGCGGCGCGGTGCACATCTGCCCCGAATAGAGGGAGAGCGAGAAGGCGAGATTGGCGCACATGCCGCGGAGATCCGGCGCACCCGCGATCACCACTGGGTTGATCCCCGCCTCCTCGGTGAACAGAACGGCGTCGCGCACATGTTCGCGAAGCCAGCGCCCGAAGGCCGGGCCGCCTGTGTAATCGACGATGCCGATCGCCGGATGGGTAGCGAGCTCCGCGGCGATCGGCGCCTCCGGGCTATCGGGCGCGAGCTGGACCACGTCCGGGTCGAACCCGGCCTCGCCCAGGACAGCGCGCGCGGTGCGGACAGTCAGCGCAAGCGGCAGGATCGCATTCGGATGCGGCTTGACGATCACGGCGTTGCCGGTGACGAGGGAGGCGAACAGAGCCGGATAGCCGTTCCATGTCGGGAACGTGGAACAGCCGATCACAAGGCCGATACCGCGCGGCACGATGCGCCAAGTCTTGGCGAGGAGGAGCGGGGGGCCCTTTCCCTGCGGCTTCTCCCAGCGCGCGGTCGCGGGGATACGCGTCATCTCGTCGACGGCATAAGCCACCGCCTCAAGGCCGCGATCCTGCGCATGCGGCCCGCCCGCCTGGAAGGCCATGACGAAGGCCTGGCCGGTGGTGTGTTCGATGGCGTGCGCCATCAGGAAGGAGTCGCGGTTGAGGCGGGCGAGGATTTCGAGTGCGAGGCCCGCACGCGCCTCGACCGACGCTGCCGCCCAGGCGATGCCCGCGCGTTGCGCCGCGCCGATCAGGGCTGCGACCGATCGCTTCGGATAGGTGATGCCGAGCGGGAAGCCATAGGGCGACACTTCCGCGCCGACTGGCTCTGCGTCGCCGTCCTGGTCGAGCGGAAACGGCTTGCCAAGCAGCGCTTTGAAGGCGGTTTCAGCGGCGGGGCGCGCGTCCTCGCCGTAGAAGCGGGCCGACGGCGTCTCGGGATAGGCGCTCCAGTAGCCGCGCGCGCGGCAGGCAGCGATCGCCTGCTCTAAGATGACGCGATGGGCCGCGAAGAACTCCGCCATAGACGCCCCTCCCGCCGGGCGGTGTTGACGCCAGCCTCGGCGATTGAATAATTGAACGGTCGGCCGGTGAAATGCAAGAGGCCGCCGCAGGCAAGGCCGACACGAAGAACCACGCGAGGAAACGCCGCATGACCGAGACCGTGCTCGTCGAGCAGCATCCGGGCTGGCGCCGTCTGGTGCTCAATCGCCCGGAGCGGCTCAACGCCTTCGATCGCGCCATGCAGGAGGCGCTGCACCGAGCCCTCGACGATGCGGAGGCGGACCGATCCTGCCGCGCTGTGGTTCTTGCGGGCTCGGGGCGCGCCTTCAGCGCCGGCCAAGACCTCGAGTCGGTGCGCAGCGAGGCGGATCTCGGCCGCGTGCTCGAGGATGGGTGGAACCCTCTGATCCTGCGCCTCGGCCGGCTCGGCGTGCCGACGGTTGCCGCCGTGCATGGCATCGCCGCCGGCGCCGGTGTCGCGCTTGCGCTTGCCTGTGACATCGTGCTCGCCGCGCGATCAGCGCGGTTCCACATGGCCTTCGCCAGGATCGGACTGATCCCGGACAGCGGCGCGACCTGGCAGCTGCCGCGGCTGATCGGGCCTGCGCGCGCGCGCGCGATCTCGATGCTGGCCGAACCGGTCACGGCCGAGCAGGCCGAGGCTTGGGGCATGATCTGGCGGGCGGTCGAGGACGAGGTGTTCGGCGCGGAGGCGGCCAAGCTCGCTGAACGTCTCGCCGCCGGCCCGACCGCGGCGCTGGTCGCGACACGCGGCGCGTTTGCGGCCGCCGGCACGGCGACGCTCGAGGCGCAGCTCGAGCGCGAGCGCGATCTGCAGCGGGCGGCAGGACAGCATCCCGACTACGCCGAGGGGGTGGCTGCCTTTCTCGAGAAGCGCGCCCCGCGCTTCGGAGCGCGCGCATGAGCGCCGCCGCCGTCGCCGCGGCGATGTGGGCGGAGGATCACGCCTCGCGCGGCCTCGGCATGTCGCTCGATCATGTCGACGAAGGCCGTGCCGTGCTCTCGATGCGGGTGACGGAGGCGATGGTGAACGGCCATGGGATCTGTCACGGCGGCTTCATCTTCGCCCTCGCCGACAGCGCCTTCGCCTTCGCCTGCAACTGGACGGACGAGCGGACCGTCGCGGCGCACTGCGCAATCACCTATCTGCGCCCCGCGCGCCTCGGCATGCGCCTGGTCGCCGAAGCCGTCGAGCAGACCCGCGTGGGCCGCTCGGGTGTGACGGACGTGACGGTGCGCGATCAGAATGGTGAGCTGATCGCGCTGTTCCGCGGCCACTCGCGCACCATTGGCGGCCGGATCACCAAAAGCGACGACAATCGCATGACGGCAAGGGGAGGAAACGGATGACCGCAGCTGCGAGCAAGCGCATCAGCCGTGTGCCGCGGCCCGACGAGCTCGATCCGATCGAAACCGCAAGCCGGGACGAGATCGCCGCCCTGCAGCTCGAGCGGCTGCGCTGGTCCGTGCGCCACGCCTACGAGAACGTGCCGACCTATCGCGCCCGTTTCGATGCCGCCGGTGTGCACCCCGACGATCTGCGCACGCTCGAGGATCTTGCGAGGTTCCCGTTCACGACCAAGGACGATCTGCGCGCGGCCTATCCGTTCGGCCTGTTCGCTGTCCCGCGCGAACGAATCGCGCGGATCCATGCCTCCTCCGGCACCACCGGCAAGCCGACCATCGTCGGCTATACGTCGCGCGACCTCGAGACCTGGGCCGAGGTCGTGGCGCGCTCGATCCGCGCCGCCGGCGGACGGCCGGGCATGATCGTGCACGTCGCCTATGGCTACGGGCTGTTTACCGGGGGGCTCGGCGCGCACTACGGCGCCGAGCGCCTCGGCTGCACCGTCGTGCCTGTCTCCGGCGGCATGACCGAACGGCAGGTGACGCTGATCGAGGATCTGCGCCCCGACATCATCATGGTCACGCCGTCCTACATGCTCGCGATCCTCGACGAGTTCCGCCGCCAGGGGCTCGACCCGCGCGCGAGTTCCTTGGCGATCGGCATCTTCGGCGCCGAGCCCTGGACCAATGCCATGCGCGCTGAAATCGAGGAGGCGTTCGACATGCACGCGGTCGACATCTACGGGCTGTCCGAGATCATCGGCCCCGGTGTTGCCAACGAGTGCGTCGAGACCAAGGACGGGCTTCATCTTTGGGAGGATCATTTCTATCCGGAGATCATCGACCCGGAGACGGGGCGGGTGCTTGCCGACGGCGAGCGCGGCGAGCTCGTGCTGACGACGCTGACCAAGGAGGCGATGCCCGTCATCCGCTATCGCACGCGCGACCTGACACGCCTCCTGCCCGGCACGGCGCGGACGATGCGTCGGATCGAGAAGATCACCGGCCGCTCCGACGACATGATCATCCTGCGCGGCGTCAACGTTTTCCCGTCCCAGGTCGAGGAGCAAATCCTCCGCGTCGGGGGGCTCGCGCCGCACTACCAGCTCGTGCTCACACGCGACGGCAGGCTCGACGCGATGACGGTTCGGGTCGAGGCGGAGCCTGGAGTGGCAGGCGCGGAGCAGCGCGCCGCCCTCGCCCAGGAGCTCGCCCAGCACGTCAAGGGCGTGATCGGCGTCTCGGTAGGTGTCGAGGTGGTGGACCCGGGCGCGATCGAGCGATCGACCGGCAAGGCGCGGCGCGTGGTCGATCTGCGCGCGAAAGGGTGAGGTGATGGCGCGTCGGCGCGCTGCGGACTACGAAGCCAAGCGCACGCATCTCTTGCGCACCGCGGCTCCGCTCTTCGCACGCCACGGCTATGACCGCACCTCGCTCTCGATGATCGCGGTCGCCGCTGGCGTCTCGAAGGGGCTCGTCTACCATTACTACGCGGACAAGGATGCGGTGCTCGCGGACATCATCCGCCGCCATCTCGCCGAGCTGATCGAGGTGGTGACGGCGGCCGCCGCCAAGGACGATCGCCCGCCGGAACGACGCCTCGCTGACATGGCGGTCGCTCTGCTCGCCGCCTACCGCGATGCCGATGCCGAACACCAGGTGCAGGTCGCGCATCTTCGCCTTCTGCCCGAGCCGGTGCAGGAGGAGCTGAAGGACATGGAGCGCGTTCTCGTGACGCTGTTCGCCGACGCGCTCGCCGCCGTCGCCCCGCCGCTTGCGGGCGACCGACGTCTGCTCAAGCCGCTGACCATGAGCCTGTTCAGCATGCTGAACTGGGCGTTCTTCTGGTTCCGCGAGAACGGGCCGATGACACGCCGCGACTATGCGGAACTCGCCGCGCGGATGGTGGTGCTCGGCGCGCGCGATCTCGCCGGTATGCCCCCGATAGCCACCAGCCGAACCGCGCGCGCGGCCACGAACCGCGCCCGGGTTCAGACCGCGTCGTAGTCGACGGCGAGCTCCCGCGTCTTCGGCCGGCTCTGGCAGGTCAGCACATAGCCGGCCTCGAGTTCCCAGGGCTGTAGCGAGTAATTCTGGTCCATCTCGACCTCGCCGTCGGTGAGGCGCGCGCGGCAGGTGCAGCACATGCCGCCGCGGCAGGACCACGGCGCATCGATCCCCGCCCGCAGCGCCGCGTCGAGCACCGTTTCGCCCGCGGCCATCGGCACCTCGCGGGTGACACCATCGAGGGTGACGCGAAGCCGGGCGGTTGCCGGCGCTTCGGCCTCGACCGGAACGGGCGGGCGACGCGGCGCGCCCTCGCCGGGGGTAAAGCGCTCGATGTGGATCAACGACTTGGGAACGCCCAGGGCACCGAGTGCCGAGGCCGCCGCCTCGGAAAGGCCGGCCGGCCCGCAGAGATAGGCGGCCGAGATGGCGCCCGGCGCGACCAGGCCGGGCAGGAGCTCACGCACCCGCGCCTCGTCGAGACGCCCGTGCAGAACCGGCAGATCCGAGGCCTCGCGCGAGAGAACATGCAGAACGCTGAACCGGGCGAGATACCGATCCTTGAGATCCTCGAGCGCGCCGCGGAACATCACCTCGCCGGTGCTTCGGTTGCCGTAGAGCAGCACGAAGCGGCTGTTCGGTTCGCGGGCAAGCAGCGTGCGCGCGATCGAGAGGATCGGGGTGATCCCCGATCCTGCGGCAATCCCGACGACGGTGCGCGCCGCCGACGGATCGGGGCGGAAGACGAACGTCCCCTGCGGCGGCATCGCCTCGATCACATGCCCGGGCGCGAGCGCGCTTGTCGCCCAGGTCGAGAAACAGCCGCCCGGGACGCGTTTGATTCCGATCGCCAGCGCGCCGCCATCCAGCCCCGCGCAGATCGAGTAGCTTCGCCGCACCTCCTCGCCGTCGATCACGCGTCGAAGCGTGAGATATTGGCCAGGCAGGAAGCGGAACAGGAAGGCGCGTTCTGGGGGCGGCTCGAGCGTGATCGAGACGGCGGAGTCGGTGAGCCGTTCCACGGCCGTGACGGTCAGCGGATGGAAGCGGGTGGCGACGGGCGCGTTCATGCTGCCCTTCTCCTCAGTGGCACTTGAAGTAGTCGAAGGGCTCGCGACAGGCCCGGCAGCGCCAGAGCGCCTTGCAGGCGGTCGAGCCGAACTCGGAGAGCTTCTCGGTGTCGGTCGCGCCGCAGCGCGGGCAGGGGACGAGCTCGTCGGCGCCGAACAGGGCGCGCCGGCCCGCTCCCGGCGTCGGCGGCGCGATCCCTGCCCGGCGCAGGGCCTCGCGGCCGGCGGGCGTGATCCAGTCGGTCGTCCAGGCCGGCGTCAGAACAAGCGAGACGCGCGGCCGGCCGAGCCCGGCTGCCTCGATCGCCGCCTCGATGTCGAGCGCGATCGCGCGCATCGCCGGACAGCCGGAGTAGGTCGGCGTGATATCCACCTCGATCACCCCGTCTGCGCCGAGGCGGACGTCGCGCAGCACGCCGAGATCGGCGATCGAGAGGGTAGGAATCTCGGGATCGACCACCCGCGCACAGGCGGCACGCGCAGCGGCAAGGGTGCGGTCGCGGTCGCTCAGGCTCACCATGTCGCGTCCGGATAGGCGCGCGGGAGGTGCTGCATCACCGCGAGGAGGTGGCCGAGATGCTCGGTGTGGCGCCCCCAGCGTCCGCCCGACTGCATCCAGCCCTCGGCGGGGCGGTCGAGCCCGGCTTCGGCGAAGACGCGGTCGATCGTTGCATCCCAGGGGGCGCGCACCACGGCCGGATCGGGCAGGATGCCATCGGCGATCACGGCGCGGTCCGCGTCATCGACCTCGAACAGCTCGCCGGTATAGGGCCAGAGGGTGTCGAGCGCTTCGAGCATCCGCCGTCGGCTTTCCCCCGTTCCGTCGCCGAGCCGGATCACCCACTCGCCACAGTGGCGAACGTGGTACGCGGCCTCCTTCTCGGCCTTGGCGGCGATCGCGGCGAGCGTGGCGTCACGGCTCCCGGCCGTCGCCTGCCAGAAAGGCAGGGCGTGCGCGGCGAGCAGGAAGCCGCGCAGGATGGTGAAGGCGAAATCGCCGCGCGGGAGTTCCGCCATCAAGACGTTCCGGAACTGCGGCGCGTCGCGCCGATAGGCAAGGTCGTCCTCCGTTCGGCCAGCCCCCTCGACTGCGGCGGCGTGGGTGTACAGCGCGCGTGCCTGGCCGAGCAGGTCGAGGGCGATGTTGGCGAGCGCGAGGTCCTCCTCGAGCATCGGTGCGTGCCCGCACCATTCCGAGAGCCTGTGGGAATGCACGAGCGCCGTGTCGGCAAGCCGCAGGAGCCCGAGGGTGAGCGGTGTTTCGGCGACCGCGATCGTCGTCATGGTCTGCTCCGGCCGGCTGCTTGGCGCTGCGCGATCATCGGGCCCCGGTCACATGTGCCCGACCTCTTCGGGGACGGTGTAGAAGGTCGGATGGCGATAGGGCTTCGAGGCGGTCGGCTCGAACAGCATGTCCTTGTCCGCCGGGTCGGAGGCGGTGATGGCCGCCGCGGGAACGACCCAGATCGACAGCCCCTCGCCGCGGCGCGTGTAGGTATCGCGTGCGGCCTGAAGCGCCATCTCGGCATCGGCGGCATGGACGCTGCCCACATGCCGGTGCGCGAGCCCGGTGCGGGCGCGGATGAACACTTCCCAGAGCGGCATGGGGGTTTCGCTCATGGCCGTCACTCCGCAGCGATCCTCTGTGCCGCGTACGCGGTGCGTTGCCGGCGCTTCGCGGCATTGGCGAGCGCCGCCTCGCGCACCCAGGCGCCCTCGGCGTGGGCGCGGCGGCGCGCCTCGAGTCGCTCGCGATTGCAGGGGCCGTGGCCCGCGAGCACGCGGCGGAACTCCTCCCAGTCGATCGCGCCGAAGCGCCAGTGGCCCGTCTCCGGGTCGAACCGGAGGTCCGGGTCGGGGAAGGTGAGGCCGAGATAGAGCCCCTGCGGCACGGTGGCATCGACGAACTTCTGGCGCAGCTCGTCGTTGGTGAAGCGCTTGATCTTCCAGCGCATCGATTGCGCCGTGTGCTGGCTCTCCGAATCCGGCGGGCCGAACATCATCAGCGCCGGCCACCACCAGCGGTTCAGCGCGTCCTGCGCCATCGCCTTCTGCTCGGGCGTGCCGCGGCAGAGCGTCAGCATAATCTCGTAGCCCTGGCGCTGGTGGAAGCTCTCTTCCTTGCAGATCCGGATCATCGCCCGCGCGTAGGGGCCGTAGGAGGTGCGGCAGAGCGGGATCTGGTTCATGATTGCAGCACCATCCACAAGCCAGCCGATCGCGCCGATATCGGCCCAGGTCAGCGTCGGGTAGTTGAAGATCGAGCTGTATTTCGCGGCGCCCGAGAGCAGCTGGTCGACCAGCTCCTCGCGCGTCACGCCGAGGGTCTCGGCGGCGGCGTAGAGATAGAGCCCGTGCCCGCCCTCGTCCTGGACCTTCGCGAGCAGCGCCGCCTTGCGACGGAGCGACGGCGCGCGGGTGATCCAGTTCCCCTCCGGCAGCATGCCCACGATCTCGGAATGGGCGTGCTGGCTGATCTGCCGGATCAGCGTGCGCCGATAAGCTGCCGGCATCCAGTCATTCGGCTCGATCCGCTCCTCGGCGTCGATCCGTTCCTGGAACCGGGCGAGCCGCCCCGGCTCCTCCGTGGCAACGGTCTCTGGCTCTGCCTGGTTAAGCGCCTGGGTGTACATCCGCCGCCTCCTCTCTGCGCCGATGTATAACAGAAATTCGGCTACGGCGGCAAGTTCTGTAACGTATCAGCTGTGGTCCTCGACAAGGTCGGCGAAGCGGGCGCGGAGTCCCGGATCGGGCGACGGCAAGGGGCCGCTCTCTGCCCTGGCATGGGCATCGAGCCAGGCTTCTGAGGGATCGAGCAGGCGGCGCCACAGACGCGCGCACAGGGCGCGCGCCGCCGGCTGCGGCCAGCCGGCCGGCAGGAGGGCGGACGGAAGCAGGGGGTCGCGCAGCACCACACGGCGGTAGTCATGGATCAAGAGCACGCGGGCGACGAGGGCGGTCAGCGCCTCGGGCGCCGGGGCCGACGCCGCCGCGTCCCAGGTGGCGAGGAACTGCCGGTAGCGATCCGCCACCTCCTCGAGCGGCCAGGCGAGAGCGGCAAGCGCAGCGGCATCGCCGGGGTGTGGGGTTGCTCGCAGCCGCAGCGCGCCGGGCAGCAGCGGCGGTTGCGCGCCGGAAGGGGCGACGAACACGCCCGGGGCAAGGCTGCCGAATCCCGCCGCCGCGAGGGCCTCCCGGGCGGTGTCACGGGCGCTGTCGCGGCCGAGCACGACGAGCTCGAGGGCGGGGTCGTGGCGCTCGGGTTGCGGGCCGTAGATCCGCTCGGTGGCGGCGGTGAAGGTCTCCGCTCCCTTGGT from Elioraea tepida harbors:
- a CDS encoding ABC transporter substrate-binding protein, translated to MSRRLFSAMLIGAAALSLGLPPAAAQAPIRIGSVLSVTGPASFLGDPEARTLRLYIDRINQSGGVLGRRLELVLYDDGGDANRARTFATRLVEDDRVVAIVGGTTTGTSLAMIPVFEEARLPFISLAGGIEIIEPVKPFTFKTPHTDKMACEKIFDDLRKRGLTRVGLISGTGGFGASMRTQCLRVAPAFGITIAADERYGPGDTDMTPQLTRIRNVQGGVQAVVNADFGQGPAIVTRNFAQLGMGVPLYQSHGVASRSFIELAGPAAEGLRLPAAALLVAEQLPDNDPQKPVVMAYKQLYESTQNQPVSTFGGHAFDGLMILVEAIKRAGSTDGARIRDAIRQTRGFIGTGGVVNMSETDHMGLDLSAFRMIEIRNGTWRLLD
- the paaN gene encoding phenylacetic acid degradation protein PaaN, with translation MAEFFAAHRVILEQAIAACRARGYWSAYPETPSARFYGEDARPAAETAFKALLGKPFPLDQDGDAEPVGAEVSPYGFPLGITYPKRSVAALIGAAQRAGIAWAAASVEARAGLALEILARLNRDSFLMAHAIEHTTGQAFVMAFQAGGPHAQDRGLEAVAYAVDEMTRIPATARWEKPQGKGPPLLLAKTWRIVPRGIGLVIGCSTFPTWNGYPALFASLVTGNAVIVKPHPNAILPLALTVRTARAVLGEAGFDPDVVQLAPDSPEAPIAAELATHPAIGIVDYTGGPAFGRWLREHVRDAVLFTEEAGINPVVIAGAPDLRGMCANLAFSLSLYSGQMCTAPQNLFIPAEGVETDQGTLSFEAVASGIGEAIDSLLADPARAAAILGAIASPATLERIAAARRLGRIVRDSTPLPNAGQARTATPLLVAVEAEDDRAYLEERFGPIAFLIRCRNAEEALARAAASARAKGAITAGLYATDEAFIARAAEAFARAGVPLSVNLTGGIYVNQSAAFSDFHVTGLNPAGNACLTDSAFVANRFRVVAVRRPIAA
- a CDS encoding enoyl-CoA hydratase-related protein is translated as MTETVLVEQHPGWRRLVLNRPERLNAFDRAMQEALHRALDDAEADRSCRAVVLAGSGRAFSAGQDLESVRSEADLGRVLEDGWNPLILRLGRLGVPTVAAVHGIAAGAGVALALACDIVLAARSARFHMAFARIGLIPDSGATWQLPRLIGPARARAISMLAEPVTAEQAEAWGMIWRAVEDEVFGAEAAKLAERLAAGPTAALVATRGAFAAAGTATLEAQLERERDLQRAAGQHPDYAEGVAAFLEKRAPRFGARA
- the paaI gene encoding hydroxyphenylacetyl-CoA thioesterase PaaI; this encodes MSAAAVAAAMWAEDHASRGLGMSLDHVDEGRAVLSMRVTEAMVNGHGICHGGFIFALADSAFAFACNWTDERTVAAHCAITYLRPARLGMRLVAEAVEQTRVGRSGVTDVTVRDQNGELIALFRGHSRTIGGRITKSDDNRMTARGGNG
- the paaK gene encoding phenylacetate--CoA ligase PaaK; the encoded protein is MTAAASKRISRVPRPDELDPIETASRDEIAALQLERLRWSVRHAYENVPTYRARFDAAGVHPDDLRTLEDLARFPFTTKDDLRAAYPFGLFAVPRERIARIHASSGTTGKPTIVGYTSRDLETWAEVVARSIRAAGGRPGMIVHVAYGYGLFTGGLGAHYGAERLGCTVVPVSGGMTERQVTLIEDLRPDIIMVTPSYMLAILDEFRRQGLDPRASSLAIGIFGAEPWTNAMRAEIEEAFDMHAVDIYGLSEIIGPGVANECVETKDGLHLWEDHFYPEIIDPETGRVLADGERGELVLTTLTKEAMPVIRYRTRDLTRLLPGTARTMRRIEKITGRSDDMIILRGVNVFPSQVEEQILRVGGLAPHYQLVLTRDGRLDAMTVRVEAEPGVAGAEQRAALAQELAQHVKGVIGVSVGVEVVDPGAIERSTGKARRVVDLRAKG
- a CDS encoding TetR/AcrR family transcriptional regulator, which produces MARRRAADYEAKRTHLLRTAAPLFARHGYDRTSLSMIAVAAGVSKGLVYHYYADKDAVLADIIRRHLAELIEVVTAAAAKDDRPPERRLADMAVALLAAYRDADAEHQVQVAHLRLLPEPVQEELKDMERVLVTLFADALAAVAPPLAGDRRLLKPLTMSLFSMLNWAFFWFRENGPMTRRDYAELAARMVVLGARDLAGMPPIATSRTARAATNRARVQTAS
- the paaE gene encoding 1,2-phenylacetyl-CoA epoxidase subunit PaaE; this translates as MNAPVATRFHPLTVTAVERLTDSAVSITLEPPPERAFLFRFLPGQYLTLRRVIDGEEVRRSYSICAGLDGGALAIGIKRVPGGCFSTWATSALAPGHVIEAMPPQGTFVFRPDPSAARTVVGIAAGSGITPILSIARTLLAREPNSRFVLLYGNRSTGEVMFRGALEDLKDRYLARFSVLHVLSREASDLPVLHGRLDEARVRELLPGLVAPGAISAAYLCGPAGLSEAAASALGALGVPKSLIHIERFTPGEGAPRRPPVPVEAEAPATARLRVTLDGVTREVPMAAGETVLDAALRAGIDAPWSCRGGMCCTCRARLTDGEVEMDQNYSLQPWELEAGYVLTCQSRPKTRELAVDYDAV
- the paaD gene encoding 1,2-phenylacetyl-CoA epoxidase subunit PaaD, whose amino-acid sequence is MVSLSDRDRTLAAARAACARVVDPEIPTLSIADLGVLRDVRLGADGVIEVDITPTYSGCPAMRAIALDIEAAIEAAGLGRPRVSLVLTPAWTTDWITPAGREALRRAGIAPPTPGAGRRALFGADELVPCPRCGATDTEKLSEFGSTACKALWRCRACREPFDYFKCH
- the paaC gene encoding 1,2-phenylacetyl-CoA epoxidase subunit PaaC, whose amino-acid sequence is MTTIAVAETPLTLGLLRLADTALVHSHRLSEWCGHAPMLEEDLALANIALDLLGQARALYTHAAAVEGAGRTEDDLAYRRDAPQFRNVLMAELPRGDFAFTILRGFLLAAHALPFWQATAGSRDATLAAIAAKAEKEAAYHVRHCGEWVIRLGDGTGESRRRMLEALDTLWPYTGELFEVDDADRAVIADGILPDPAVVRAPWDATIDRVFAEAGLDRPAEGWMQSGGRWGRHTEHLGHLLAVMQHLPRAYPDATW
- the paaB gene encoding 1,2-phenylacetyl-CoA epoxidase subunit PaaB, with product MSETPMPLWEVFIRARTGLAHRHVGSVHAADAEMALQAARDTYTRRGEGLSIWVVPAAAITASDPADKDMLFEPTASKPYRHPTFYTVPEEVGHM
- the paaA gene encoding 1,2-phenylacetyl-CoA epoxidase subunit PaaA; amino-acid sequence: MYTQALNQAEPETVATEEPGRLARFQERIDAEERIEPNDWMPAAYRRTLIRQISQHAHSEIVGMLPEGNWITRAPSLRRKAALLAKVQDEGGHGLYLYAAAETLGVTREELVDQLLSGAAKYSSIFNYPTLTWADIGAIGWLVDGAAIMNQIPLCRTSYGPYARAMIRICKEESFHQRQGYEIMLTLCRGTPEQKAMAQDALNRWWWPALMMFGPPDSESQHTAQSMRWKIKRFTNDELRQKFVDATVPQGLYLGLTFPDPDLRFDPETGHWRFGAIDWEEFRRVLAGHGPCNRERLEARRRAHAEGAWVREAALANAAKRRQRTAYAAQRIAAE
- a CDS encoding PaaX family transcriptional regulator C-terminal domain-containing protein, yielding MASATLVIDPPRWLAPRLAALHAGPHRTGSLIITLYGDAIAPRGGSLALASLLNIMAAFGIGGGVVRTAVSRLAAEGWLERRRIGRSGFYRLATKGAETFTAATERIYGPQPERHDPALELVVLGRDSARDTAREALAAAGFGSLAPGVFVAPSGAQPPLLPGALRLRATPHPGDAAALAALAWPLEEVADRYRQFLATWDAAASAPAPEALTALVARVLLIHDYRRVVLRDPLLPSALLPAGWPQPAARALCARLWRRLLDPSEAWLDAHARAESGPLPSPDPGLRARFADLVEDHS